Proteins from a genomic interval of Oncorhynchus kisutch isolate 150728-3 linkage group LG28, Okis_V2, whole genome shotgun sequence:
- the LOC109881058 gene encoding UDP-glucuronosyltransferase 2C1-like, producing the protein MYSRSPWGHLSFLSLVSFLLLLPAPSCHGGKVLVFPVDGSHWVNMKVLIEELHARGHTITVVRPSTSWYITEESPLYTSITIKEKESLYSFFEAFLQKHFKAQQEVVSTLKFFQLTMEFLSMIEEAHILACDTLARMFDDKKLMKSLQDAQYDMMLTDPAMAGGLLMAHYLKLPVVLNARWITSGEGHFAIAPSPLSYIPVPGSGFTDKMTFVQRVQNMLHYSIIVYQQRFMVGPSYDAICAKYFEGGCDIISLIQEADIWLMRSDFVFDFPRPTMPNVVYMGGFQCKPAQPLPQDLEEFVQSAGEHGVIIMSLGTLVNALPVDITDQIASVFAKLPQKVIWRHRGKRPSTLGNNTLLVDWMPQKDLLGHPQTRAFVAHGGTNGVQEAIYHGTPVLGIPLFFDQYDNLLRLQERGAAKILELAMFNGPSFQQALNQVLTHAPYRENMQRLSRLHRDQPIKPMDKALFWLEFVMRHKGASHLHTSANRMPWYSYHSVDVLLLLLAAGGGVLLSTGLLIRILWRTCRKNRNKTKQH; encoded by the exons GTACTGATCGAGGAGCTTCATGCCAGAGGCCACACCATCACGGTGGTCAGACCCTCCACTAGCTGGTACATCACTGAGGAGTCACCTCTATACACCTCCATCACCATCAAGGAGAAAGAATCCTTATACAGCTTCTTCGAGGCCTTCCTACAGAAGCACTTTAAG GCTCAGCAAGAGGTGGTATCAACACTGAAGTTCTTCCAACTAACCATGGAGTTCCTCAGTATGATAGAAGAAGCGCACATCCTGGCTTGCGACACACTGGCTCGCATGTTCGATGACAAGAAGCTGATGAAGAGTCTCCAGGACGCTCAGTATGACATGATGCTCACCGACCCTGCTATGGCTGGAGGGCTGCTGATGGCCCACTACCTCAAACTGCCTGTGGTGCTCAACGCCCGTTGGATCACCAGCGGGGAGGGCCATTTTGCCATcgccccctctcccctgtcctacATCCCGGTCCCAGGGTCTGGATTCACTGACAAGATGACCTTCGTCCAACGGGTCCAAAACATGCTGCACTACAGCATCATCGTGTATCAGCAGAGGTTCATGGTTGGGCCGAGTTATGACGCAATTTGCGCCAAGTACTTCGAAGGGGGCTGTGACATCATCTCCTTGATCCAGGAAGCTGACATCTGGCTGATGAGGTCTGACTTTGTGTTTGACTTCCCCCGTCCCACCATGCCCAACGTCGTCTACATGGGGGGGTTCCAGTGCAAGCCGGCCCAGCCCCTGCCTCAAGACCTGGAGGAGTTTGTCCAGAGTGCCGGGGAGCATGGGGTGATCATCATGTCTCTGGGGACTCTTGTCAATGCACTTCCTGTTGATATCACAGACCAGATCGCCAGCGTGTTCGCCAAGCTGCCTCAGAAG GTGATCTGGAGGCACCGGGGCAAGAGGCCCTCCACTCTGGGCAACAACACTCTTCTGGTGGACTGGATGCCCCAGAAAGACCTCCTGGGTCACCCCCAGACCAGAGCCTTTGTGGCCCACGGAGGAACCAACGGGGTCCAGGAGGCCATCTACCACGGCACCCCAGTGCTGGGGATACCCCTGTTCTTTGACCAGTATGACAATCTTCTGCGTCTGCAGGAGAGAGGCGCTGCCAAGATCCTGGAGCTGGCCATGTTCAACGGACCCAGTTTCCAGCAGGCTCTGAACCAGGTGCTCACCCACGCCCCCTACAGGGAGAACATGCAGAGGCTGTCCCGCCTGCACAGGGACCAGCCCATCAAGCCCATGGACAAGGCCCTCTTCTGGTTGGAGTTTGTGATGCGACACAAGGGGGCGTCTCACCTCCATACCTCAGCCAACAGGATGCCCTGGTACTCTTACCACTCTGTGGAcgtgctgctactgctgctggctGCCGGGGGAGGAGTCTTGCTCTCTACTGGGCTCCTGATCAGGATCCTCTGGAGAACCTGCCGGAAGAACAGGAACAAAACCAAACAACACTGA